The Sandaracinaceae bacterium genome includes the window AGGCGATAGGCGGGCTCGCGCAGCCGCCCGAGCACGCTCTCCATCACATCACGGCGCGCGCCGCCTCGTGCGGCCGCCGCGATCAAGGCGTAGACGTGATCGCTGGTGAACAGCACGCCCTCCATGCCCGTGACCAAGTCTTGGTCGTAGAACGCGAAAGGCGCGTTGGTGCGATGGAAGAGTGCGAGCATGCCCCGCGACAGGTCGGTGGCGGGCTCCACCAGCCGGCCGGCGATGATGTGGCCACGACGAAAAAGCAGGCGATCCTGTCCTGCCTGACCCTCGTCGTCCGGCCAGACCACGAGGGTTCCGGAGAACTCCCGATCGAAGATCGAGAGCATGACGTGGGCGAGGGGCTTCTGCGACAGGTCGCCTTGGGCGATGGGAGTGGGTGCGGTCACGGTCTAGTCCAGCGTAGCTCGGCCGAGCTCGAAGAAGCGCTGCGCCTCGGCGGCCACGCGCGCCTCGTGATCCGAGAGGGCGTGGTCGGCGGGCAGCTCGATCAGCTCGACCTGCGGTGCCTCGTGAGCATAGCGGCGAGAGCTGTCGATGGGGATGACGTCATCGTTCACGCCATGCAGGATGACCGTGGGCATGGAGACGATGGGGCGCTGCGGGAGCTCGCACGCCTCCAGCAGGAACTTCGCGTGAACCGGCACCTGAGCGCCGTCTGCGTTCGGGAAGAGGGCGTCTCCGTCGGCCAGCCAGCGCTCGATGCCCGCTTCGCCGAGCCGCTCGCGCCAGCGCTGCCCGAAGTCGAAGGCGGGCGCGATGAGCACCATGCGGTCCACCAGGGCGGGGTGCTCGGCTGCGAACAGGGTGGCCAGCCAGCCCCCCAAGCTGGACCCGATGAGACGCACCCGCGGTCCGCTCGGGTCCCGACCCAGCAACGACTCGAGCTCGTGCAGGATGGCCACGGGGCTCAGCCGCGAGAACGAAGGGCGGTTGAGGTCCGGCACCAGCAGCTCGATGCCGAAGCCCGAGAACATGCGCTCGAGGTGCTGCCCCTTCTTCGATGAAGGGCTGGACCCGAACCCGTGCAGATAGGCGTAGCGGTAGTGGTAGGACACGGCGTCAAGAGAGAGCTGGGCCCGATGATGACACGAAGGGTGGGCGCTGAACCAGCGCGCTCTGGTGGTTGGGGTCGGTTCGAAGGGGGCTGTGATCGATCGGAGGGCGAGGGGCATCCTGGTCTGCGGGATCGGTCGCGCAGGCGCTCCCTCTGGTACCCCGCTGGATTTGGCACTGCGCTTCGCGTGCATGCTATCTGGGAACGTGATGACCGAGGAGAGTTCGGCGACCCATGAAGCCGCGGCCTGGCCCCCACCCAGCCGTTCGGCTTGGGACGTGGCCGAGCTCGCGCTCCTGCAGCTGGGCCTTCTGCTCCTCGCGGTCTACTTCTCGCTGGGCGTCGTCACGATCCGGGCCTATTCGTGGCCACTCCTAGTGGGACCCGGCCCGTTCTTTCCGCTGTTCTGCCTCTACTTGGCAACGCAGCTGCAGCGCCGCGCCCGCCACCTCTACGGCTTGGTCCGGTTCGCCACCGTCTACAGCGTCCCGTACGCCACGATCGCTCTGATCCACGGCCACCTGTCTACCGACATGCCGCTCCATGTGGGCGACCTACCCCCGATCCTCCTCGCGCTCACGCTGATGCTCCGGCTGCGGGCTTGGCGCCGGTTGTTCGATACCGCCCCAGACGGCGGCCTCGACGAGCGCCTCGCGTTGCTCATTGAACTCTTCCTCGGAGTCGGGGCGTGCTCGGTCGTGTTGACGGGCTTGTCTCACCTGGACGCGGCTCTGCATTGGGCTCGGTCCTTTCCTACGCGTAGGCCAGACGAGTTTTTCCCCGCTGCTGTCTACATGGTCTTCCTCCTCCGCCTGCTCCTCGCGCCTGCGCTCGTCGCGACCATCATCGGCGGTGGTCTCTACCGAAGCGGAGGCGCAAACGGCTGGGTGAGAGCCGCCGTGGCATTCGTCGTCGTGATGTCCACCGTCCACGGGTTGATGCAGTGGTTCTTCGCCAAAGACCTCTGGTCGCGTCTGTCCGCAGCGACCTGGACCGTCGTGCTGCTGGGCTTCGCCGGATGGGTGCTTCATTGGCACCGCGCTCACCGTCCCGCCCCGCTCCCCGGGGCACCAACCGCCTTCTGAGCCATCCGGCGAGCCACCACACGCGCTCTGTGAGTCGGGCCAACGCGCGCCAACCCGCGCACGGTCGGAGCCAGGCGCGCCCCCGTCACGCGCTCAAACCTCCAGACACCACCCGCCCGGAACCACCGCCGAGGCGCCACCGTGGAGGGCGAGGGGCGTCCTGGGCAGCGGGACTTGGGGGGCCCCGGGAAACAAACGAAGTGCCGTTTCCAGGGGGGTACCAGAGCGAGCGCCAGCGCGAGCGATCCCGCAGACCAGGATGCCCCTCGCCCTCCGATCGATCACGCCTGCAGACCTAGACCCACAGGTGGATCCAGGAGGTGGCCCCCCCGCGTGGGATGCGGCAGACTCGCCAGCCCATGTCGCTCCAGCTCTACGATACGCTCACTGGTACCAAGGCCCCGTTCATCCCGGCTGATCCGCGGCACGCCCGGGTCTACGTGTGCGGTCCCACGGTGTACGACTATGCCCACCTCGGGCACGCCCGCTGCTACATCGTGTACGACGTGCTGGTGCGGCACCTGCGCGCGTCGGGCATGCGCGTGACCTACGCGCGCAACGTCACCGACATCGACGACAAGATCATCAACCGCGCGGCCGAGCGTGGCGAGCGCCCGGACGAGCTCGCGGCGCGCTTCACGGAGGCCTACCGCGAGGACATGGCGCGGCTCGGCAACGTGGCCCCCAACATCGAGCCCAAGGTCAGCGAGCACTTGCCGCAGATCATCGCGCTGGTGCAGCGCCTGATCGACTCGGGGAACGCCTACGCCGTGGACGGCGACGTCTACTTCGCGGTCGAGTCGTTCGAGGGCTACGGCAAGCTCAGCCACCGCAACCTCGAGGCCCACGAGGCCGGCGCCAGCGGACGCCTCGATGCGGACCAGACGGCGCGCAAGCGGCACCCGGCGGACTTCGCGCTGTGGAAGTCCGCAGCGCAGAGCGAGGTGGGCTGGGACAGCCCCTTCGGCTGGGGCCGCCCCGGCTGGCACATCGAGTGCTCGGCCATGAGCATGGAGCACCTGGGCGAGACGCTGGACCTCCACGGCGGTGGGCTCGACTTGGTGTTCCCGCACCACGAGAACGAGCTCGCGCAGAGCGAGGCCGCCACCTGCAAGCCGTTCTCGCGCTGCTGGATGCACAACGGCTTCGTGGAGGTGAACAAAGAGAAGATGGGCAAGAGCCTGGGCAACTTCTTCACGGCCCGTGAGCTCTTCCGCCACATCGAGCCCGAGGCCGTGCGCCTCTTCACCATGGGCGTGCACTACCGCGCGCCGCTGGGCTTCGAGTTCGAAGAGGTGGACGGAAAGGCGCGCTTCCCGGGGCTCGAGGAAGCCGAGAAGCGCCTCGAGTACCTCTACAAGACCATGCTGCGCCTGCGCGAGCTGCCGGCTGCGCGCATCGTGCCCGACGGCTGGGTGCCGGACGCCATCGCGAACTTCCCGGCCGCGCTCGACCGGGCGCTCGACGACGACCTGAACATGCCGGTGGCGCTGGCCGCCCTCTCCGACCTCTTGGCCTCCGTCAACGAGCTGTGCGACGCCGCCATGCGCAAGAAGGGCAACGCCCAGCAGGCGGTGGTGGACGCCGCGGCGAACGCCTTTGGCGCCCTCGAGCAGTCGCTGGGCCTCGGCTTTCAGGACGCCCGCGAGGTGCTGATGCGCATCCGTGATCGCCGCGCCGAGGCGCGCGGGGTGAGCGGCGCATGGGTGGAGCAGCGCATCGTGGACCGCACGAACGCGCGCGCCGCCAAGGACTTCGAGGCGGCCGACCGCGTGCGCGTGGAGCTGGCCGAGCGCGGGGTGGAGCTGTTGGACAGCCCCACCGGGACCACCTGGCAGATCAGCTGAGCGGGCCCGCAACAGGCTTGACGCCGGGACGCGGAGGACTAAACCGACCCCATGCTGCACATCCACGAGCACGGTCAGGCCGGCTACGAGGCGACCCTCGCGTCTCTGTCGCGGCGGGGTGATGCCGACCTCGAGCGCGTGGAGCCTGCGGTGCGCGCCATCTTGAAGCGCGTGCAGGGCGAGGGTGACGCCGCCATCCGGGCGCTGACCCACGAGTTCGAGGGCCGCACTCAAGAGAGCATCGTGCTCAGCGAGCAGGCCTACCGTGAGGGGGCCGCGCAGGCGCCAGCCGAGGTGCGCGCGCTGCTGCAAGAGGCGGCCGACCGCATCCGCCGCTATCACGAGCACCAGCGCGACCCGGGCTTCGCCTATGAAGAAGACGGCGTGCAGCTGGGCATGCGCGTGCGTCCCGTCCGCTCCGCAGCGGTCTATGCGCCGGGCGGCAAGGCGCGCTACCCGTCCACCGTGCTGATGACCGCCGTGCCGGCCGCGGTCGCGGGCGTGCAGCGCATCGTGCTGGTCACCCCGCGGCCCACCCCCGAGATCCTGGCCGCCGCCGAGATCGCCGGTGTCACCGAGGTCATCGACGCGGGCGGCGCGCAGGCCATCGGCGCGGTGGCCTACGGCACCGAGAGCGTGCGGCGCGTCGAGAAGATCGTGGGCCCCGGCAACATCTTCGTCGCGTGCGCCAAGCGCCTGGTGTTCGGGCTGGTCGACATCGACAGCATCGCAGGCCCCAGTGAGATCCTGGTGGTGGCCGATGACGCCGCCGACCCCGAGGTGGTGGCCGCCGACCTGCTCTCGCAAGCCGAGCACGACGAGGACGCCTACGCTCTGCTGGTCACGCTCTCCCGCAAGCAGGCCGATGCCGTGTCGGCTGCCGTGGCGCGCCAGGTGGCGGAGCTCCCGCGCCGGGAAATCGCCGAGGCGTCGGTGCGTCGCAACGGTCACTGTTTCGTGGTGCCCACCCTGGCCGAGGCCGTGCGCGTGGCGGACGAGCTGGCCCCCGAGCACTTGAACTTGTCCGTGGCAGACCCGGACGCCGCCCTCGCGGGCATCGGCGCGGTCGGCGCGGCCTTCCTCGGGTATCACACGCCGGAGGCTGCGGGAGACTACGCCGCGGGGCCCAGCCACGTGCTGCCCACGGGCGGCTCGGCGCGCTTCGCGAGCCCGCTCGGTGTCTACGACTTCATCGTGCGCACGTCGGTCATCCGCTACAGCCACGAGGCCATCACGCGTCAGGCGCCGCTGCTCGAGGGCTTGGCCAGGCTCGAGGGGCTCGAGGCGCACGCCCGCGCCGTGTCCATCCGCCGCGCTCGCTGAGCCTGCCGGAAGCGTCAGCGCTCGTCGAAGCCGCTGGCGGCGAGCAACGCGCGGATCGCGCCCGTGTGCTCGTTCGACAGGCTCGCGAAGCGCACACCGAAGCCGGGCGGGATCTTGGTGCCGTCCGCGTCGAAGCCGGGGCGCGCCGAGCTCCACTGCACCACGCAAGCGATGACGATGGGGTCCCAGGATGTCGGGGCCTCGATGCGCAGGGCCACGGTCGCGCCTTCGAGCGGTGGCTGCGGCGTCTCGATGAACGCCCCACGCACGCTCAGGTCACGGGTGGTCCCCATGTGCTCGAGCCCGTCGCGGGACTGGAACGCCACACGAAGCGCCACCTCGGCGCGGGCCTTGTCACGTGCATGCAGCTTGGCGGTCACGGGCGCGAGCTTATCTCAAGCCCAGGCCCGGCGTGACTCGACTGTCATGCGGGTCACCAAAGTCTTCCCACCGCGGTGCCGAATTATCGGATACTCGCCGCGATGCTAGCGCCGAAACCGCCTCCGCCGGATCGCAGCGGAGAGCGCATACGCGGGAAATACCAGCTCGACTCGCGCATTGCCGTGGGTGGCATGGGCGAGGTCTATCGCGCGACCAACACGCTGGTGGGGCGCGAGGTGGCCATCAAGATCCTGCTGCCCAGCCTGGCACGCAGCGAGAACGTCCGAGCCCGCTTCCTGCGTGAGGCGCAGCTCGCTCACTTCGTGCGGCACGCGCACGTCGTCGAGATCATCGACATCGACGAGGACGAGGGGGGCTTCCCCTTCATCGTGCAGGAGCTGCTGGAGGGCGAGGACCTCGCGTCCTATCTCGATCGCGCGGGTGGGGCGCTGCCGGTGGACGTGACCCTCGCGGTGATGGTCCCCGTGGCCGAGGCCTTGGGCGCCGCGCACGTGAAGGGGCTGGTGCACCGCGACCTCAAGCCCGAGAACATCTACCTGTCTGCCGTCAACGACGTGCTGATCCCGAAGATCCTCGACTTCGGCATCTCCAAGGTGACCAAGTCCGGCGCCGTCAGCTCGGAGGCCGATGGCCGCCTGATCGTGGGCAGCCCCACGTACATGTCGCCCGAGCAGATTCGCACGCCGGCCGAGGTGGACCAGCGCACGGACGTGTGGGCCGTGGGCGTCATCCTCTACGAGTGCCTGGCGGGGCGGCGCCCCTTCGACGCGGCCTCCGTGGCGGATCTCTTCGTGCAGATCTGCCGCGACGACCCGCCTCCCATCGACGACTACGTGCCTGACTTGCCGCGTGCGCTGCGCGACCTGGTGATGGGCTGCCTGAACCGCCGGCCCGACCGCCGGCCACAGGACGGCACAGTGCTCGCGCGCGCCCTGCAACGTGTGTCTTCGAGACTCAGCGGGGTCCTCAGCGTGCCCGGCACGTTGAGCTCCCGCCCGCCAAAAGCGGTGGGGGGTAGGCGCACGGATCGCCCTGCGCCCAACAACCAGATGGAGCCCACGGCACCCGACCTCAGCGAGTACGGCGCGTTCCAGGTGCCCGACGAGCTGCGCCTCGACTTCGGCGACCTGGGCGCGCTCGATACCCCTGCCAGCATCGCCAGCGCGGTGGCCAAGGTGGCGGCGGGGCGCACGTCGGTCGTCGGGGCGCCACCGGGAGGCCGGACCTCGACGCCAGCCGAAGACCCGAGCCCCCGCGCCAGCATCCCGCTCGACATCGATCCACGCGACCTGCCCACTCACCAAGGCCGCCGGTCGTACGCCGGGAGCCCCGCCACGACCACGGGCTCGCGAGCCAAGCCGGCCGGCTTGCCCCAGCGCGAAGCCGTGCGCCCGGGCCGCGCGGGCCGCCTGCCGGAGGTGCCCAGCGTGGGGGTCCTGCTGGGTGCGGGCCTCTGGCTGTTGCTGGCCGCAGCGAGTGTGGTGCTGTTCGCGCTCCCAGCCCTGCCGGCCGCCTTTCCCGCGGTCGGCGCCGCGCTCGGCTTCGTGGTCCTGGCTGTGGTCATCACACTCGGCGCCACCGCGGTGGGCGTGCTCATGCGCACGCGCGGCAGCCCTGGCCATACGCTCGGCGTGGTAGGGCTCGGTGGCTTGGGCGTCACCCTCGCCGCGCTGGTGTTGGGGCTGCGTCACGTCATGCCCAACCTGCCGGGCATCCGTGACAACCACGTGCTCATGGGCCTCATTGGCGTGGGGGCGGTGGCGCTGCTGGCCGTGGGCCTCGGTCTCCGCGGGCTCTTCGCGGGCGTGGACGCGTTCCGCCTACGGCCGCCCCGCGCCGCGGCAGGCGTGCTCGTGCTGGCGGCCTCGCTCGCGCTGCTCGCGGGCGGCGGGCTCGCGTTCTATGCCCTCGGCAGCGGGAAGCTCACCAACCTCGAGTCGTACTCGTCGAGCTTGGGCGCGGGTCCCAGCGCGCCTGCCAGCGAGTAGGGCACCACGGGCGCGTTCATGCCGGGCCCCAGCCGCGTGAGCAGGTGGGGATCGCGGGCGGCCTGGTTCACGTCCAGCACGGGCGTCACGGGCACCTCGTGGCGCGGCAGGCGGCTCATCCAGTCTTCGAGCGTGCGGCGCTCGAACGCGCCCGCGAGCTGGCGGCGCACCACGTTCCCCAGCAGCACACGCGCGGCGACGGGTAGCTTGCCCAGGCGCGGCAGCTCGAGCGCTTCGCACAGCGCGCGCCAGAACTTGCCTTCGTCCACGATGCCCACCGCCAGCCAGCGCCCGTCGCGCGTGCGGTAGGTGCCGTAGTGCGGCAGCGAGTGCAGCTTGAGGCGCTCGAGCGTCTGCACGGGGGCGCTGCGTCGCAGCGAGGCCGCCGCGCGATCGATGGCGTGGCCGATACCCCGTGCCCGGTACGGCTCACCCAGCCGGGTCATGGCCCGCGTCACCGCTCGATCCGCGCTGGGCGTGGGTGGCGTGAGGCCCTGATCCCAGATGTGCGCCCAGGACTGCACCGTGTCGCTCAGCGCCACGTCCAGCACCATGCCGCTGCCCGTGCGCTCCCGCTTTCGGAGCGCCGCGAGGATGGTGGTCGCCGCCGTTCCGCCCGCCGACAGATCCGCGATGGGCAGCGCCGAGCCCAGCGGGTGCCCCTCGCGGTCGCGCGACAGGTGACAGACCCCCGTCAGCGCCTGCAGGTTCAGGTCATGCGCCGGGTGCTCGGCGTACGGACCGGTCTGGCCGAAGCCGCTGATGCGGCAGATCACCAGGCGTGGGTTGCGCGCATGCAGCACGGCGGGCGCGATGCCCAGGCTCTCGAGCACCCCTGGACGGAAGCCCTCCACCAGAACGTCACACTCGGCCGCCAGCGCGAGCAGGGCCTCGCGGCCTCGCTCCGTCTTGAGGTCCAGCACCACGCTCTGCTTGCCGCGGTTCACCAACTCGAAGAGCGATGGCACCCCGCGCGCCGTCTCGCCGCCTGGCGGCTCCACCTTGATGACCGTCGCTCCCAGCGCGGCCAGCAGCACGGTGGCGTAGGGGCCCGGGAGGTTCTGCGTGAGGTCGAGGACCCGCACGTCGTCGAGCGCGCCTGCGAGGGGGTGGGGGTTCGGCATGCGGCACTGTGCATCACGCGCTCGCCTCGGAACAAGCTGCTGCGACCCGGGCTCGGCCCTGCGACTGTGGGTGCGGGCGCGCAGGGCCGCTGGTAGAGTGCGCGCGTGCAAGACGCGTCGCCTCCTTCGCTGCTCCACTGCTGCCCTCGGCTCGCGCGCGCGGGGCTGCTCGCGCTCTGCTCTTGGCTGGCGCTAGGGGCGCTCCCGGTGCGGGCGCAGCGCGACCTCCAGGTGGACGACTACCGCCCCGCCCACGACGCCCGCGGGTTCCTCTCGGTGCAGGGCACGGCCACGCCTGGGCACCTGCGCTGGAACGTGGGCCTCTTCACGCACTACACGTTCGGGCTGCTGCGCGTGAACCCCGCCTTCACCACGCAGCAGGTGGTGGTGCGCCATCGCCTCTCCATG containing:
- a CDS encoding alpha/beta fold hydrolase; the protein is MSYHYRYAYLHGFGSSPSSKKGQHLERMFSGFGIELLVPDLNRPSFSRLSPVAILHELESLLGRDPSGPRVRLIGSSLGGWLATLFAAEHPALVDRMVLIAPAFDFGQRWRERLGEAGIERWLADGDALFPNADGAQVPVHAKFLLEACELPQRPIVSMPTVILHGVNDDVIPIDSSRRYAHEAPQVELIELPADHALSDHEARVAAEAQRFFELGRATLD
- a CDS encoding cysteine--tRNA ligase encodes the protein MSLQLYDTLTGTKAPFIPADPRHARVYVCGPTVYDYAHLGHARCYIVYDVLVRHLRASGMRVTYARNVTDIDDKIINRAAERGERPDELAARFTEAYREDMARLGNVAPNIEPKVSEHLPQIIALVQRLIDSGNAYAVDGDVYFAVESFEGYGKLSHRNLEAHEAGASGRLDADQTARKRHPADFALWKSAAQSEVGWDSPFGWGRPGWHIECSAMSMEHLGETLDLHGGGLDLVFPHHENELAQSEAATCKPFSRCWMHNGFVEVNKEKMGKSLGNFFTARELFRHIEPEAVRLFTMGVHYRAPLGFEFEEVDGKARFPGLEEAEKRLEYLYKTMLRLRELPAARIVPDGWVPDAIANFPAALDRALDDDLNMPVALAALSDLLASVNELCDAAMRKKGNAQQAVVDAAANAFGALEQSLGLGFQDAREVLMRIRDRRAEARGVSGAWVEQRIVDRTNARAAKDFEAADRVRVELAERGVELLDSPTGTTWQIS
- the hisD gene encoding histidinol dehydrogenase, translating into MLHIHEHGQAGYEATLASLSRRGDADLERVEPAVRAILKRVQGEGDAAIRALTHEFEGRTQESIVLSEQAYREGAAQAPAEVRALLQEAADRIRRYHEHQRDPGFAYEEDGVQLGMRVRPVRSAAVYAPGGKARYPSTVLMTAVPAAVAGVQRIVLVTPRPTPEILAAAEIAGVTEVIDAGGAQAIGAVAYGTESVRRVEKIVGPGNIFVACAKRLVFGLVDIDSIAGPSEILVVADDAADPEVVAADLLSQAEHDEDAYALLVTLSRKQADAVSAAVARQVAELPRREIAEASVRRNGHCFVVPTLAEAVRVADELAPEHLNLSVADPDAALAGIGAVGAAFLGYHTPEAAGDYAAGPSHVLPTGGSARFASPLGVYDFIVRTSVIRYSHEAITRQAPLLEGLARLEGLEAHARAVSIRRAR
- a CDS encoding PilZ domain-containing protein; translation: MTAKLHARDKARAEVALRVAFQSRDGLEHMGTTRDLSVRGAFIETPQPPLEGATVALRIEAPTSWDPIVIACVVQWSSARPGFDADGTKIPPGFGVRFASLSNEHTGAIRALLAASGFDER
- a CDS encoding serine/threonine protein kinase — translated: MLAPKPPPPDRSGERIRGKYQLDSRIAVGGMGEVYRATNTLVGREVAIKILLPSLARSENVRARFLREAQLAHFVRHAHVVEIIDIDEDEGGFPFIVQELLEGEDLASYLDRAGGALPVDVTLAVMVPVAEALGAAHVKGLVHRDLKPENIYLSAVNDVLIPKILDFGISKVTKSGAVSSEADGRLIVGSPTYMSPEQIRTPAEVDQRTDVWAVGVILYECLAGRRPFDAASVADLFVQICRDDPPPIDDYVPDLPRALRDLVMGCLNRRPDRRPQDGTVLARALQRVSSRLSGVLSVPGTLSSRPPKAVGGRRTDRPAPNNQMEPTAPDLSEYGAFQVPDELRLDFGDLGALDTPASIASAVAKVAAGRTSVVGAPPGGRTSTPAEDPSPRASIPLDIDPRDLPTHQGRRSYAGSPATTTGSRAKPAGLPQREAVRPGRAGRLPEVPSVGVLLGAGLWLLLAAASVVLFALPALPAAFPAVGAALGFVVLAVVITLGATAVGVLMRTRGSPGHTLGVVGLGGLGVTLAALVLGLRHVMPNLPGIRDNHVLMGLIGVGAVALLAVGLGLRGLFAGVDAFRLRPPRAAAGVLVLAASLALLAGGGLAFYALGSGKLTNLESYSSSLGAGPSAPASE
- a CDS encoding CoA transferase, translated to MPNPHPLAGALDDVRVLDLTQNLPGPYATVLLAALGATVIKVEPPGGETARGVPSLFELVNRGKQSVVLDLKTERGREALLALAAECDVLVEGFRPGVLESLGIAPAVLHARNPRLVICRISGFGQTGPYAEHPAHDLNLQALTGVCHLSRDREGHPLGSALPIADLSAGGTAATTILAALRKRERTGSGMVLDVALSDTVQSWAHIWDQGLTPPTPSADRAVTRAMTRLGEPYRARGIGHAIDRAAASLRRSAPVQTLERLKLHSLPHYGTYRTRDGRWLAVGIVDEGKFWRALCEALELPRLGKLPVAARVLLGNVVRRQLAGAFERRTLEDWMSRLPRHEVPVTPVLDVNQAARDPHLLTRLGPGMNAPVVPYSLAGALGPAPKLDEYDSRLVSFPLPRA